The genomic DNA CCGCCCGAGCCCAAACCGGTGCCGAAACCCGCCGAGAAGCCGGCGCCGTCCAAGCCCGCGCCCAAGGCTGCCGCCAAGCCGGAGCCCAAGGCCGCGCAGCCCAAGACGCCGCCCGCCAAGACCAAGACCGAAACGCCGCGATCCGGCAGCGGCGAGCGGACGCGCGGCTCCCGCCTCGGCTCGGACTTCCTGAAAGGTATCGGCTCAGACGCGAGCAAGTCCAAGGCGCAGGCGCCGCGCGGCGCGGTGATGAGCAGCCAGGCGATGGCGAGCATCGGTCAGGCGATCCTGCGGCAGGTGCAACCGTGCGCGGATCGCCAACGCACGCCTGGCCCCGGCGCGGAACGAATCCGCGTCGCGATCAATTTGAAACTCAACCGCGACGGTTCGCTCGCTTCCCGCCCCCGGATCACCGGGCGCGACGGGGTGGACGACGAGAACCGGCGCTATGCCGACCGGGTGGACGATCTAGCGATCGCGACCTTCACCGGCTGTTCGCCGCTCCGCGGTCTGCCGGACGAGCTTTACGATGTCCCCAACGGGTGGAGCGATTTCACCCTTCGATACAAACTTCCGGGCTGAGGATGAGCGATGCGTAGATTTCGACTGACGACGATCGGCTTTGCGGCGCTGGCCTATGCGAGCGCGGCGGCCGCCCAAACCCCCGTGCAGCCCGCGCCGCCGGCGCCCGCTGGCCAGTCCGGCGGGCTGGTGGTGGACGTGGTCGGCGGCGTCTCGGCACCGATGCCGATCGCCATTCCGGTGATGCCGACGCCCGCGGCGCAATCGACCGCGGCGGGCGAAACCACCGCGCTCGGCCGGCAGGTCGCGGAGATCGTCGCCAACGATCTGCGCAATTCGGGTCTGTTCACGCCCAAGGGTCCGTCGGGACTTCCCAATGTCAGCTATCCGCAGGTGACGGCGCCCGATTTCGGCGCGTGGGGTGGCAGCGGCGCGCAGGCGCTGGTGCAGGGCTTCGTCCAGGCGAATGGCGACGGCACGCTCACCGTCGGCTGCTATCTCTACGACATCTATTCGCGCACCGAGCTTGCCCGCCAGGGCTTCGTCGTGCGCCCGGCACTGTGGCGGCGCGCCGCGCACAAATGCGCCGACACGGTCTACACCCGGTTGACCGGCGAAGGTCCCTATTTCGACAGCCGCGTCGTCTACGTCGCGGAGAGCGGCCCCAAGGGCAAGCGCACCAAGCGCATCGCGATCATGGATCAGGACGGCGCCAACCACCGCTTCCTGACCAACGGACAGCAGACCGTGCTCACGCCGCGCTTCTCGCCGGACAACCGCACGCTCGTCTACATGAGCTACGTCAACGAGCAGCCGCGACTCTACGTCTACGACATCGAGAGCGGGCGCCAGCGGCAGCTCGTCAGCCAGCCGAACATGACCTTCGCGCCGCATTTCTCGCCGGACGGCAATTGGATCGTCTTCTCGATGGCGGCGGGGGGCAACACCGACATCTACAAGGTGCGCACCTCGGGCGGCGCGCCGCAGCGGCTGACCAACACGCCGGGAATCGACACCGGCGGCAGCTTCTCGCCCGATGGCAGCCGCATCGTCTTCGAGAGCGATCGCGGCGGCAGCCAGCAGCTCTATGTGATGAACGCCGACGGATCGGGCCAGCGCCGGATCAGTTTCGGCTCGGGCCGCTACGCGACGCCGGTATGGAGCCCGCGCGGCGACCAGATCGCCTACACCAAGATCGGCGGCGGCTTCGCGATCGGCGTGATGAATTCGGATGGGTCGGGCGAAAAAAGGCTGACCAACGGGTGGCAGGACGAAGGGCCCGTCTGGGCGCCCAACGGCCGCGTCATCCTGTTCTTCCGCACCGCGCAAGGCTCGGGGAAGGCGGACCTCTGGTCGGTCGATCTCACCGGCCAGGTGGCGCGCCGCGTGCCGACGCCGCTCGACGGTTCCGACCCGTCCTGGTCGCGGCTGCTCGACTGATGTGATTACAGCGGCGGAATAGAAATCCGCCGTCATGCGTATTGTCCCAATGGAGGAATAATTGATGAAAACATCCCGCATCCAGATCGCGCTGCTGGCGACGGCAGCCCTGGCCATGACGGCCGGCTGCGCCAAGAAGGCGCCCGAACAGCTTCCGCCCCCGCCCGCGGGCACCGATGGCGGCATGGATACCGGCACCGACACCGGCAATGTCGGCGGCGGAATCGTCCCCGGCAGCCGCGCGGACTTCCTGCAGAAGGTCACGTCCGACCGCATCCTGTTCGAGACCGACAGCTATTCGGTCGACGGCCAGGGCCGCGCCACGCTCGACAGCCAGGCGCAGTGGCTGATGGCCAATCCCAGCGTGTCGGTGACGATCGAAGGTCATGCCGACGAGCGCGGCACGCGCGAATACAACCTCGGCCTCGGCGAGCGTCGCGCCAATGCGGCGAAGAATTATCTCGCCAGCCGCGGCGTGCCCGCCAACCGGATGACGACGGTGAGCTGGGGCAAGGAACGCCCGGCCGCCGAAGGCTCCAACGAAAGCGCCTGGGCCCAGAACCGCCGCGCCGTGACGGTGGTGCCGAACTGAGGACTGATCCTCCCCTGCGCTACGCGCAGGGGAGGGGGACCGTCCGCAGGACGGTGGAGGGGCTTACTGAGTCAGCATACCCCTCCACCATGCTTCGCATGGTCCCCCTCCCCCGGCTAAGCCGGGGGAGGATTACTTATTTCTCGTCGCCGTAGATGCCGACGCTCTTGCCGTCGGCGCTGGCCATGCCGCGGTACATGCCGGGCGTATTGAACGAATAGATCGTCTCGCCCTTCGGCGACACGACGATCACCCCGCCGGTGCCACCTAATTGGCCAACATCGGCGATCACCGCGTCCGCCGCGGCCTTGGCGCTTTCGCCCTTCAGCCGCATCCGCGCGCAGATTTCGTGCGCCACGCCCGCGCGGATGAAATATTCGCCGGCGCCGGTGGCGGAGACCGCGCAGGCGCGATCGTCGGCATAGGTGCCCGCGCCGATGATTGGCGCGTCGCCGACGCGGCCCCAGCGCTTGCCGGTGACGCCGCCGGTCGAGGTCGCCGCCGCGACATGGCCCTTGGCGTCGAGCGCGACCGCGCCGACCGTGCCGTATTTCATGTCCACGTCGAACCAGGAGAGCTTGTTGGCCTTGAGCTCCTCGAGCTGGCGTTTGCGCTCGGGGGTTTCGTAATAATCGGGGGTCACCTGCGTCAGCCCCTGCTCGCGGCTGAAGATGTTGGCGCCCTCGCCGATCAGCATGACGTGCGGGCTCTTCTCCATCACCGCGCGCGCCGCCTCGATGGGATTGCGCGTTCCGTTGATCCCGGCCACGGCGCCCGCCGCGCGCGTGTCGCCGCGCATGATCGCGGCATCCAGTTCGTTCTTGCCTTCGTAGGTGTAGACCGCGCCCTTGCCGGCGTTGAAGTGCGGATCGTCCTCCAGCACCTTCACCGCCGCCTCGACCGCGTCGATCGCCTCGCCGCCGCCCGCCAGCACCTTCGACCCCGCATCGAGCGCGCGGGTCAGCGCGGCGCGGATGTCGCTGTCCTGCTCCTTGGATATCCGCTCGCGCTCGATCACCCCGGCGCCGCCGTGAATGACGAGCTTCCAGGGGGTCTGGGCTTGGGCGGCGGTAGACATAAGAAGGGCTCCGGCAAGGATGAGGAAACGCATGGGCAGACTCCCGGTGAACGGCCTTGCTCTAGGGGCAGCGCGGGGTGGCCGCAACGGTGGCTGGCGACGCCGGCGTCGTGCTAGGCGGCGCGCATTTCAAGGATCGGGAAGAATCGATGACCGCCACGCTCTACGGCATCAAGAACTGTGACACGGTGAAGAAGGCGCGGGCGTGGCTCGATGCGAAGAGCGTCGACTACGCCTTTCACGATTACAAGATTGCGGGGATCGACGCGGCGCGGCTCAGCTCCTGGGTCGATGAATTCGGTTGGGAGAAGGTGCTCAACCGCGCCGGCACCACCTTCCGCAAGCTGCCCGAGGCGGAGCGCGCCGATCTCGATGCCGACAAGGCGATCGCGCTGATGCTGGCGCAGCCGTCGATGATCAAGCGGCCGATGCTCGATCTGGGCGATCGGCGGCTGCTCGGCTTCAAGCCCGGCGAATATGCGCAGGCCTTCGGCTGAGCCCTATTCGCCGAGCACGGCCGCGGCGGCGGCGACCATGCTCGCCATCAATATCTGCGGCAGGTTGGCGAGCGGATCGCGCTCGGCCTCCCATTCGGCATCCGGCTCCTTGGCGGAACGGGTGAAGCTGCGCTCCCAGCCCGGCCGCAGCACCGCCGCTAGGGCTCCGCTGCGCACGAAGAGATGATCCTCGATCAGCGGGCCGGGCACGGCGCCCGCCTCGCGCTTGTAGCCGCTGTCGCCGGCGCCCCAGTCGATCCGCGCGACCCCCGCGGCGATCGCATCCTCGATCTGTTTCCACGCGAGCAGCCGGCCGGCGCGGAAGCGCGCGAATGCCTCGTCGTAGCTCGACGCGATGCCATATTGCAGCGCGCCGCAGGTGAGATCGAGCGAGAAGGCCGCGGGCCGCCCGCCGACGGTGAGGATGGTGGCGGACAGCATCTCGGCGAGGAGGGGATCGCGGACCGCATTCTCCCAGATGGCGCGCTGCTCGGGCTTCAGGAACTTGGCGCCGCTGCCGTCGGTGGTCGCGGCGATCCAGCTTGCCGCCTCGATCGCGGCGAGCGCGTCGAAGGTGGCGGCGTCCCAGTCCGCGCCGCGGACGGTGCGCCATGCGACGGCGCCTTCGGCCTCCAGCTTGCGGAGATGCGCGCGATTCTTCTTGAGCGTGGAGGGGCGGGGCCACGGCCCTTCGGCCTGGAGCGCGGCGATGTCGAGCACCCACGATCGGCCGCTCCGCCGCGTCAATATCGTCCAGCCTGCGCGGCGCGCGATGCGGCGGAGGCGGAGCGTCCCGGCGTCGCGATAGACCGGGCCGAGCCGCCAGCAGGGATTGAGCGCGCCGTCGGAGAGCAGCGCGTGCAATTCCTCGTCGCTCGCGTCCGCCGCGACCGGCACGCCGCGGAACGGCCAGTAGCCGCCGGGCACCGCGCGGGCACGGAGCATCGCGGGGCCGGCGGGGCGTGATGGGATGGCGGCGACCGGCGTGCCGTCGCCGCGCACCGCCGTCACCGTCCGCGCATGGCTCTCGCCACCCGCGGCGAACCAGCCGCGGCGGAGGAATCTCAGCTCCGGGGGTCCCGCTGCGGCAAGCGCGTCGATCGCCGGCGGGAATCCCTCCGCCGCCGCGATCGTCACCGCTTTGCGCTTCTTCGCCATCGAACCGGCGATAAAAGCCAAATGCTACCATAGGGTAAGCGGGCTGTGCTCCCCTCCCTGCAAGGGAGGGGTTGGGGGTGGGTGCCGGTGCGGAAGCACCGGCTGCGGCGCCCTCCACTGAAGCTGTGGCTCGCGCTGGCGCGCTCGCACCCACCCCTAGCCCCTCCCTTTGCAGGGAGGGGAATCGATCCATCGTCCATTTCTGGCGCTCGCCTCCGCCAGCCGCTAGTAAGGCGCTCATGTCCACCTACACGCTCGACACGGCGACCAGCCGCGCCAACCCGACGCCTGCGCCGATGCGCCGGCTGACCGTGCCCAAGCTGATGGAGCAGAAGGGCGGCGAGCCGATCGTGATGCTTACCGCCTACACCGCGCGGATGGCGCAATTGCTCGATCCGCATTGCGACGTGCTGCTGGTCGGCGACAGCCTGGGGCAGGTGATCTACGGCCTGCCCTCGACCGTGCCGGTGACGATGGAGATGATGATCGCGCACGGCGCGGCGGTGGTGCGCGGCTCCTACCATTCGCTGGTCGCGATCGACATGCCGTTCGGCAGCTATGAGGAAAGCCCCGAGCAGGCATTCCGCAGCGCCGCGCGGCTTATGAAGGAGACGGGCGCGGCGGCGGTTAAGCTCGAGGGCGGCGCCGCGATGGCGGAGACGATCCGTTTCCTCACGAGCCGCGGCATCCCGGTGATCGGCCACGTCGGGCTCACCCCGCAGGCGGTCAACATGCTCGGCGGTTATCGCGCGCGGGGGCGCGACGATGCCGAGCGGGACAAGATCCTCTCCGATGCCAAGGCGGTCGCCGATGCGGGCGCGTTCCTGCTCGTGCTCGAAGGGGTGATGGAAGAGATCGCCGACGCCGCAACCAAGGCAGTCGGCTGCCCGACGATCGGCATCGGCGCTTCCGCGGCATGCGACGGCCAGGTGCTGGTGATCGACGACATGCTGGGGCTGTTCGAGCGGGTGCCGCGCTTCGTGAAGCGCTACGACGATCTCGCGACGCGCGTGTCGAAGGCGGCGGAGACCTATGCCGCCGAGGTTCGCGCGCGCGCCTTCCCGACGGAGGAGCAGATCTACCGCCCCAAGACGTGAAGCGCGAAGACGCTTTTCACGTGGCCCCGCCCCGGCTAAACGGCGCGGCGGTGGGAAGATGCCAGCTTCCGTTCATCCGCGATCTGTTTGACGGCGCCCCGGCGCCTCTGACACAAGGCCAACGCCCGAGCGGCGCGCAAGGAGTAGTTTTTTGGCGATCAAGCCTGCCGACAACGAGACCTTCTACCGCGAGGTGGACGAGGAACTCCGCCGCGACCAGATGAAGAACGTCTGGAGCCGCTATGGCGTGCTGATCATCGGCGGCGCATTGCTGCTGATCGCCGCGATCGGCGGCTACATCTATTATGAGCATCATCAGCGGGTGACCGCCGAGGCGCATGGTGAGGAACTCGCGCAGATCTACACCGACATCGGCGCCGGCAAGGCCAAGGAAGCCGGGCCGAAGCTCGACGCGCTCGCGGAAGACGGCGGCCCCGGTTATCGCGCCGCGGCGCTGCTCACCAAGGCCGATCTCGCGCTCGAAGCCGGCGACGACAAGGCGGCGCTCGCCGCGTTCAAGGCAGTCGCCGACGACGGCAAGATCGCCCAGCCCTATCGCGAGCTGGCGCTGATCCGCCAGACCTCGCTGGAATTCGACACGCTGCCGCCGGCGGACGTCATCGCGCGGCTGAAGCCGCTCGCGGTGGCCGGCAATCCGTGGTTCGCGACCGCGGGCGAGCTCACCGGCATCGCGCATCTCAAGGCCGGCCAGCAGGCCGAGGCGGCGAAGATCTTCGCGGCGATGACCAAGGACGACACCATCCCCTCGACCGTGCGGTCGCGCGCGCTGCAGATGGCGGGGGCGCTCGGCGTCGACGCGATCGACGACAAGGCCGCCGCCGGCATGGCGGCTCCCAAGGGAAATTGAGGCATCATGAAGCGTAGATATCTCGCGCTGGCGCTGGTCGCGCTGACCGGCGGCTGCGGCATCCTGGGCGGCAAGGAGAAGCCGACCACCCCGACGGTGGGCGAGCGCGTTCCCGTGCTGACCGCCGAAACCGGGCTGGAGGTCGATCCCGCGCTGGCCGACGTCGCGGTGACGCTGCCTGCGCCGGTGGACAATCCCGATTGGGCGCAGCCGGGCGGCAATGCCGCCAAGGCGCTGGGCCATGTCGCGCTGCCCGGCCAGTTCACCCGCGCGTGGAGCGTCTCGATCGGCCAGGGCGGCAGCAAGCGGATGCGGCTCGCCGCGCCGCCGGTCGTTGCCAACGGCCGCGTCTATGTGACCGACACCGCGGCGGTGGTGACCGCGTTCGACGCGCGCACCGGCAGTCAGGTATGGCGCACCTCGATCGCGCCCGGCAGCGGCGGCAACCAGAATATGTTCTTCGGCGGCGGCGTCAGTGCCGACGGAGAGCGGGTCTATGCGACGAGCGGGGTCGGCGATGTCGCTGCGCTCAACGCCGCCGACGGCAGCCAGATCTGGAAGAGCCGCCCCGGCGGCCCGCTCCGCGGATCGCCGACGATCGCCAACGACAATGTCTATGTCGTCAGCCAGGACAACCAGCTCTACGCGCTCAACCCCGCAGACGGCACCGTCCGCTGGACCGGATCGGGCACGCTGGAGCAGGCGGGCGTGTTCGGCGCCGCGGCCCCGGCCGCCGCGCAGGGCACCGTCGTCGCCGGCTATTCGTCGGGCGAGCTCACCGCCTATCGCTACGAGAACGGCCGCGTCGTCTGGCAGGACGCGCTCGCGCGCACCAGCATCTCGACCTCGGTCTCGGCGCTGTCCGACATCGATGCCGAGCCGGTGATCGCCGACGGCCGCGTCTATGCGATCGGCCAGGGCGGCCGCATGGTCGCGATGGAACTGGTCACCGGCCAGCGTATCTGGGAGCTCAACATCGCCAGCATCGCGACGCCGTGGGTAGCGGGCGACTGGGTGTTCGTCGTCACCGACGATGCCCGGCTGATGGCGATCTCGCGCGCGACCGGCAAGGCCAAGTGGATCACGCAGCTCTCGCGCTACCGCAAGGAGAAGAGCAAGTCCGGCCCGCTCACCTGGCGCGGCCCGGTGCTCGCCGGCGGGCGACTGATCGTGGTCAGCAACGAAGGCGCGATCGCGCAGGTCTCGCCGGCGGACGGCAGCATCCAGTCCACCGTCGAATCGGGCCGCACCGTCTCGCTCTCGCCGGTCGTGGCGGGCGGCACACTCTACATCCTCGACGACGACGGCCAGCTCAGCGCCTGGCGCTGAGCGGACGTTGCTTCCGCCGTCACCCTGAACTCGTTTCAGGGCCCATGCTGGAGACGGTCGCGACCGTCAGCGACAGGAATGCTGAAACAAGTTCAGCATGACGGATACGGCGCGTTCTCCGGCGAAAGCCGGGGTCCAGTGTCGAACTTGCGATCAAAGAAAGCGACTCGGCCCCGGCTTTCGCCGGGGAACAGACTTATGCCCCGCCGAGCTTGCCGAACTTCGCTTCGAAGGCGTCGCGGTCGTCGCGGGCGAGATAATCGGCTTGTTCGCGGACGCGATCGCGGGTGAGGCGGCCGCGGAACGCGCCCATATCTTCGTCCAGCCGCGCCAGCTCCGAATCGCTGAGCCGCGCGATATGGGAGAAGCGGGTGATGCCATGCTCGTTGAGCTTGGCTGCCATCTTGGGGCCGACGCCCTTCAAGGTCTGGAGATTGTCGGGCGGGCCGTCAGCACCAGGCAGTTCCTGATGCGCTTTCACGCCCAGCACTGATCCCGCGACATCGGCGGTGGCAGCCGCGCCCTGATCGATCAGTCCGTTGCCCTCGGTCCCGTCGCGGCTGCTGGTCTGGCGCTGGACCGGAGCGGGCGGCGGCGGCGTCTCGGTGAGCGGCGAGGGGCGCGCTTCCAGCGGATCGCCAAGGGGATGCGTCCGGCCAGGGCCGGGGCGCGGGTCCTCCGCCTGGCCGACGCGCTCCAGCGGAGTATCGCGCACGACCGGGCCGCTGCGGCGCGAGCGGAACAGCCACACGCCGACAATGACGCCGATCGTCAGCGCGACGATGATCGGGATGAGATAGGTGTTGAAAAGCTCGTTCATCTTAACCCCTCGGTCATGACAGGAAACCGTCCTTTTCGGGACGGCCGAACAGCAGCCAGGCGATGCCGAGCCCGGCGAAATAAGCGGCGAGAACGAGGCCCAGCGCCTCGACGATCAGCGGCAGCACGAAGCCGCCCGATCCCGGCTCGTCCGCCCAGGCGACCGACCCGATGCCAGGTGTGGCGGCGACGCGCTGGGTAAGGCCCGGAAACTCGCCCTGGCCGTCGCGCTGAAAACGGTCGGCAGGGCCGGCGAGCGTCGCGGCGCGCGCCAGCGGTGCGCGCGCGAGAGCAACCGAGATGCCCGGCACTTCGGCAGCAGCGACGGTGGTCCGCGCTTCTGCCTCCAGCCGGTCGATCAGCCCGGCGCCCTGGCCGATCGGGCCATGCCACAGCCAGCCGAACAGCAAGGCGGCGACCAGCCCGGCAATGATCCTCATGGTTGGCGACATGGCGCGGCGGCCCTCCTCTCGACCGACAATGTTTCGCGTCCGGAAAGTATCCGCTCGCGCCATGCCAAAGGTCAAGCGAGCGCGGCTTCGCGCTCCACCTCGCGCCACCCGATGTCGCGGCGGCAGAAGCCGCTCGGGAAGTCGATCGCGTCGACCGCGGCATAGGCGGCCTTTTGCGCTTCGGCGACGGTGCGGCCCAGCGCGGTGACTGTCAGCACGCGTCCGCCATTGGCGACCAGCCCGTCGCTCCCCTGCGCGGTGCCGGCCTGGAAGATGTGGACGCGATCGCTGCCAGCGCCGTCGATGCCGCCGATCGTGCCGCCCTTCTCGGGTGTGCCGGGGTAGCCGCGCGCCGCCATCACGACGGTGAGCGCCGCCTCGCGCCGGAACTGCGGCGGCGGCACGTTGGCGAGGTTGCCGTCCGCGACCGCCTTGAGCAACGCGACCAGGTCGCCGTCATAGCGCATCATCAGCACCTGGCATTCAGGATCGCCGAAGCGGGCGTTATATTCGATCAGCTTGGGGCCGTCCGCCGTGAGCATCAGACCGGCGTAGAGCACGCCCGAATAGGGCGTGCCGGCATCGGCGAGCGCGCGGACGGTGGGGCGGATGATCCTGGCCATCACCTGTTCGCGCAGCGCCGGTGTCAGGATCGAGGCGGGGCTGTAGGCGCCCATGCCGCCGGTGTTCGGCCCGGTATCGCCGTCGCCGACGCGCTTATGGTCCTGCGCCGAGCCGAACGGCGCGACCGCGCTGCCATCGGTCAGCGCGAAATAGCTCACCTCCTCGCCCTCCAGGAACTCCTCGATCACCACCTCGGCGCCCGCGCCGCCGAACCCGCCGGAGAACATGTCCGCCACCGCGGCCTCGGCTTCTTCCTTCGTGGCCGCGATGATGACGCCCTTGCCCGCGGCGAGGCCGTCGGCCTTGATGACGACGGGCAGGCTGAACTCTTCCAGCGCGGTCTCGGCCGCGAGTTTGTCGGTGGCGCGGACGTAGCGGGCGGTCGGGATGTCATGACGCGCGCACAGATCCTTGGTGAACCCCTTGGACCCTTCGAGCTGCGCCGGCGCGCGA from Allosphingosinicella indica includes the following:
- a CDS encoding ArsC family reductase, with protein sequence MTATLYGIKNCDTVKKARAWLDAKSVDYAFHDYKIAGIDAARLSSWVDEFGWEKVLNRAGTTFRKLPEAERADLDADKAIALMLAQPSMIKRPMLDLGDRRLLGFKPGEYAQAFG
- a CDS encoding tetratricopeptide repeat protein, with protein sequence MAIKPADNETFYREVDEELRRDQMKNVWSRYGVLIIGGALLLIAAIGGYIYYEHHQRVTAEAHGEELAQIYTDIGAGKAKEAGPKLDALAEDGGPGYRAAALLTKADLALEAGDDKAALAAFKAVADDGKIAQPYRELALIRQTSLEFDTLPPADVIARLKPLAVAGNPWFATAGELTGIAHLKAGQQAEAAKIFAAMTKDDTIPSTVRSRALQMAGALGVDAIDDKAAAGMAAPKGN
- the purD gene encoding phosphoribosylamine--glycine ligase, whose amino-acid sequence is MNVLLVGSGGREHALAWKLAQSPSLGKLFAMPGNPGIAEHAKCVDIDPTDHRAVIDFCLKNSVELVVIGPEAPLVDGLGDNLRTMGFSVFGPNRAPAQLEGSKGFTKDLCARHDIPTARYVRATDKLAAETALEEFSLPVVIKADGLAAGKGVIIAATKEEAEAAVADMFSGGFGGAGAEVVIEEFLEGEEVSYFALTDGSAVAPFGSAQDHKRVGDGDTGPNTGGMGAYSPASILTPALREQVMARIIRPTVRALADAGTPYSGVLYAGLMLTADGPKLIEYNARFGDPECQVLMMRYDGDLVALLKAVADGNLANVPPPQFRREAALTVVMAARGYPGTPEKGGTIGGIDGAGSDRVHIFQAGTAQGSDGLVANGGRVLTVTALGRTVAEAQKAAYAAVDAIDFPSGFCRRDIGWREVEREAALA
- the panB gene encoding 3-methyl-2-oxobutanoate hydroxymethyltransferase, whose translation is MSTYTLDTATSRANPTPAPMRRLTVPKLMEQKGGEPIVMLTAYTARMAQLLDPHCDVLLVGDSLGQVIYGLPSTVPVTMEMMIAHGAAVVRGSYHSLVAIDMPFGSYEESPEQAFRSAARLMKETGAAAVKLEGGAAMAETIRFLTSRGIPVIGHVGLTPQAVNMLGGYRARGRDDAERDKILSDAKAVADAGAFLLVLEGVMEEIADAATKAVGCPTIGIGASAACDGQVLVIDDMLGLFERVPRFVKRYDDLATRVSKAAETYAAEVRARAFPTEEQIYRPKT
- a CDS encoding PQQ-like beta-propeller repeat protein, with protein sequence MKRRYLALALVALTGGCGILGGKEKPTTPTVGERVPVLTAETGLEVDPALADVAVTLPAPVDNPDWAQPGGNAAKALGHVALPGQFTRAWSVSIGQGGSKRMRLAAPPVVANGRVYVTDTAAVVTAFDARTGSQVWRTSIAPGSGGNQNMFFGGGVSADGERVYATSGVGDVAALNAADGSQIWKSRPGGPLRGSPTIANDNVYVVSQDNQLYALNPADGTVRWTGSGTLEQAGVFGAAAPAAAQGTVVAGYSSGELTAYRYENGRVVWQDALARTSISTSVSALSDIDAEPVIADGRVYAIGQGGRMVAMELVTGQRIWELNIASIATPWVAGDWVFVVTDDARLMAISRATGKAKWITQLSRYRKEKSKSGPLTWRGPVLAGGRLIVVSNEGAIAQVSPADGSIQSTVESGRTVSLSPVVAGGTLYILDDDGQLSAWR
- a CDS encoding isoaspartyl peptidase/L-asparaginase family protein; protein product: MSTAAQAQTPWKLVIHGGAGVIERERISKEQDSDIRAALTRALDAGSKVLAGGGEAIDAVEAAVKVLEDDPHFNAGKGAVYTYEGKNELDAAIMRGDTRAAGAVAGINGTRNPIEAARAVMEKSPHVMLIGEGANIFSREQGLTQVTPDYYETPERKRQLEELKANKLSWFDVDMKYGTVGAVALDAKGHVAAATSTGGVTGKRWGRVGDAPIIGAGTYADDRACAVSATGAGEYFIRAGVAHEICARMRLKGESAKAAADAVIADVGQLGGTGGVIVVSPKGETIYSFNTPGMYRGMASADGKSVGIYGDEK
- the tolB gene encoding Tol-Pal system beta propeller repeat protein TolB; amino-acid sequence: MRRFRLTTIGFAALAYASAAAAQTPVQPAPPAPAGQSGGLVVDVVGGVSAPMPIAIPVMPTPAAQSTAAGETTALGRQVAEIVANDLRNSGLFTPKGPSGLPNVSYPQVTAPDFGAWGGSGAQALVQGFVQANGDGTLTVGCYLYDIYSRTELARQGFVVRPALWRRAAHKCADTVYTRLTGEGPYFDSRVVYVAESGPKGKRTKRIAIMDQDGANHRFLTNGQQTVLTPRFSPDNRTLVYMSYVNEQPRLYVYDIESGRQRQLVSQPNMTFAPHFSPDGNWIVFSMAAGGNTDIYKVRTSGGAPQRLTNTPGIDTGGSFSPDGSRIVFESDRGGSQQLYVMNADGSGQRRISFGSGRYATPVWSPRGDQIAYTKIGGGFAIGVMNSDGSGEKRLTNGWQDEGPVWAPNGRVILFFRTAQGSGKADLWSVDLTGQVARRVPTPLDGSDPSWSRLLD
- the pal gene encoding peptidoglycan-associated lipoprotein Pal encodes the protein MKTSRIQIALLATAALAMTAGCAKKAPEQLPPPPAGTDGGMDTGTDTGNVGGGIVPGSRADFLQKVTSDRILFETDSYSVDGQGRATLDSQAQWLMANPSVSVTIEGHADERGTREYNLGLGERRANAAKNYLASRGVPANRMTTVSWGKERPAAEGSNESAWAQNRRAVTVVPN
- a CDS encoding GNAT family N-acetyltransferase, producing the protein MAKKRKAVTIAAAEGFPPAIDALAAAGPPELRFLRRGWFAAGGESHARTVTAVRGDGTPVAAIPSRPAGPAMLRARAVPGGYWPFRGVPVAADASDEELHALLSDGALNPCWRLGPVYRDAGTLRLRRIARRAGWTILTRRSGRSWVLDIAALQAEGPWPRPSTLKKNRAHLRKLEAEGAVAWRTVRGADWDAATFDALAAIEAASWIAATTDGSGAKFLKPEQRAIWENAVRDPLLAEMLSATILTVGGRPAAFSLDLTCGALQYGIASSYDEAFARFRAGRLLAWKQIEDAIAAGVARIDWGAGDSGYKREAGAVPGPLIEDHLFVRSGALAAVLRPGWERSFTRSAKEPDAEWEAERDPLANLPQILMASMVAAAAAVLGE